From the genome of Papaver somniferum cultivar HN1 chromosome 2, ASM357369v1, whole genome shotgun sequence, one region includes:
- the LOC113349843 gene encoding tetratricopeptide repeat protein 4 homolog isoform X1 yields MALLMEPGAEPLTENEKADLDAIAAIKKSSAFELKDKGNEYVKMGKKHYSDAIDCYTRAINQKALTDSDTSIIFSNRSHVNLLLGNYRRALNDAEEGIKLSPSNVKAHYRAAKAAFSLELFTEALEFCRRGLEHSPSNDELKKLEKQINSKILERENHDAQVSKAIAAAKNIVSAVEKRNLKIGKAAYQELTGMVKPTLDKQNILHWPVLLLYAEVMSSDFIEDFCEVDMFSNHLDMMFSETSPPLPWDTEHAYTRETIELYYEHQAGSGSPLSKTEYLRHLLEGSAGFLAESIVEEEKDASASLTESTSAGKVSVSWVKVNEKKMLHDVLGQPNFVIPGIPVFYVVSKCSSFYEKFKDGKWAPPP; encoded by the exons ATGGCTTTGTTAATGGAGCCTGGCGCAGAACCCTTAACAGAAAACGAGAAAGCAGACCTAGATGCCATTGCTGCTATCAAAAAATCATCTGCCTTCGAACTCAAG GATAAAGGCAATGAGTATGTTAAGATGGGCAAAAAGCACTACTCGGATGCAATTGATTGCTACACTCGAGCGATTAACCAAAAGGCGTTAACTGACTCTGATACCTCAATTATCTTCTCAAATCGCTCTCACGTGAATCTACTACTTGGGAATTATAGGCGTGCCTTGAATGATGCTGAAGAGGGAATTAAGCTGTCTCCCTCAAATGTTAAG GCACACTATAGAGCTGCTAAAGCAGCCTTTTCATTAGAGTTATTTACTGAAGCATTAGAGTTCTGTCGAAGAGGGCTTGAACACTCTCCTAGTAACGATGAACTAAAGAAGTTGGAGAAGCAAATTAACTCAAAAATATTAGAAAGAGAAAACCATGATGCTCAAGTTTCAAAGGCGATTGCTGCAGCTAAG AATATTGTTTCTGCAGTTGAAAAGAGAAATTTGAAGATTGGGAAGGCTGCATATCAAGAACTTACTGGAATGGTGAAGCCAACATTGGATAAACAAAATATTCTTCACTGGCCTGTTCTTCTTCTTTACGCAGAAGTAATGTCTAGTGACTTTATTGAGGATTTTTGTGAGGTTGACATGTTCTCGAATCACCTTGATATG ATGTTTTCAGAAACTTCTCCACCATTACCATGGGATACAGAACATGCTTACACCCGTGAAACTATCGAGTTGTATTACGAG CATCAGGCTGGATCTGGATCTCCCTTGTCAAAGACGGAATATCTTCGGCATCTCTTAGAAGGCAGTGCTGGTTTTCTTGCAGAAAGCATTGTTGAAGAAGAGAAAGATGCAAGTGCGAGTTTAACTGAAAGCACCTCAGCAG GCAAAGTTTCTGTTAGCTGGGTCAAGGTAAATGAAAAGAAAATGCTTCATGATGTTCTGGGGCAGCCGAACTTTGTGATTCCTGGAATCCCAG TTTTCTATGTTGTGTCCAAATGCTCCAGCTTCTATGAAAAGTTCAAAGACGGCAAATGGGCTCCACCACCATAA
- the LOC113349843 gene encoding tetratricopeptide repeat protein 4 homolog isoform X2, which yields MALLMEPGAEPLTENEKADLDAIAAIKKSSAFELKDKGNEYVKMGKKHYSDAIDCYTRAINQKALTDSDTSIIFSNRSHVNLLLGNYRRALNDAEEGIKLSPSNVKAHYRAAKAAFSLELFTEALEFCRRGLEHSPSNDELKKLEKQINSKILERENHDAQVSKAIAAAKNIVSAVEKRNLKIGKAAYQELTGMVKPTLDKQNILHWPVLLLYAEVMSSDFIEDFCEVDMFSNHLDMMFSETSPPLPWDTEHAYTRETIELYYEAGSGSPLSKTEYLRHLLEGSAGFLAESIVEEEKDASASLTESTSAGKVSVSWVKVNEKKMLHDVLGQPNFVIPGIPVFYVVSKCSSFYEKFKDGKWAPPP from the exons ATGGCTTTGTTAATGGAGCCTGGCGCAGAACCCTTAACAGAAAACGAGAAAGCAGACCTAGATGCCATTGCTGCTATCAAAAAATCATCTGCCTTCGAACTCAAG GATAAAGGCAATGAGTATGTTAAGATGGGCAAAAAGCACTACTCGGATGCAATTGATTGCTACACTCGAGCGATTAACCAAAAGGCGTTAACTGACTCTGATACCTCAATTATCTTCTCAAATCGCTCTCACGTGAATCTACTACTTGGGAATTATAGGCGTGCCTTGAATGATGCTGAAGAGGGAATTAAGCTGTCTCCCTCAAATGTTAAG GCACACTATAGAGCTGCTAAAGCAGCCTTTTCATTAGAGTTATTTACTGAAGCATTAGAGTTCTGTCGAAGAGGGCTTGAACACTCTCCTAGTAACGATGAACTAAAGAAGTTGGAGAAGCAAATTAACTCAAAAATATTAGAAAGAGAAAACCATGATGCTCAAGTTTCAAAGGCGATTGCTGCAGCTAAG AATATTGTTTCTGCAGTTGAAAAGAGAAATTTGAAGATTGGGAAGGCTGCATATCAAGAACTTACTGGAATGGTGAAGCCAACATTGGATAAACAAAATATTCTTCACTGGCCTGTTCTTCTTCTTTACGCAGAAGTAATGTCTAGTGACTTTATTGAGGATTTTTGTGAGGTTGACATGTTCTCGAATCACCTTGATATG ATGTTTTCAGAAACTTCTCCACCATTACCATGGGATACAGAACATGCTTACACCCGTGAAACTATCGAGTTGTATTACGAG GCTGGATCTGGATCTCCCTTGTCAAAGACGGAATATCTTCGGCATCTCTTAGAAGGCAGTGCTGGTTTTCTTGCAGAAAGCATTGTTGAAGAAGAGAAAGATGCAAGTGCGAGTTTAACTGAAAGCACCTCAGCAG GCAAAGTTTCTGTTAGCTGGGTCAAGGTAAATGAAAAGAAAATGCTTCATGATGTTCTGGGGCAGCCGAACTTTGTGATTCCTGGAATCCCAG TTTTCTATGTTGTGTCCAAATGCTCCAGCTTCTATGAAAAGTTCAAAGACGGCAAATGGGCTCCACCACCATAA